A genomic stretch from Nitrospirota bacterium includes:
- the hemE gene encoding uroporphyrinogen decarboxylase, with amino-acid sequence MNDTFLKACRGEEVPYTPIWIMRQAGRYLPDYQKVRGKVDFLTLCKTPELAAEVTIQPIDILGVDAAILFSDILIPCEAMGIGLDFHEGKGPLLSPPIRDAATVNKLSVPDPEDTMRFVMDTIRLLRKELAGRVPLIGFAGAPFTTATYMIEGGTSRNFLNTKMMIYQNPALYKSLMDKVTATITEYLKAQISAGAQAVQIFDTWGGIFSPSDFREHALSYVQRIISDLRNWMKSERIETVPIIYFVGETAGLLEEIKTSGADVYGVDWRINIDDAIRRLGGDVVVQGNLDPLSMFLPEQEIEKRVQDVLDRASSAKGHIFNLGHGVVPQTSPDNVIALVEMVHRLSKK; translated from the coding sequence ATGAATGATACTTTTTTAAAGGCATGCAGAGGTGAAGAAGTTCCATACACTCCAATATGGATAATGCGCCAGGCAGGGAGATATTTACCTGACTATCAGAAGGTCAGGGGCAAAGTTGATTTTCTGACGCTCTGCAAGACCCCGGAACTTGCGGCAGAGGTAACTATACAGCCGATAGATATTCTCGGCGTGGACGCGGCAATATTGTTTTCCGATATCCTTATCCCGTGCGAGGCTATGGGTATCGGGCTTGATTTCCATGAGGGGAAGGGGCCTCTGCTCTCACCGCCGATACGCGACGCTGCCACTGTGAATAAACTCTCTGTTCCCGACCCTGAAGATACCATGAGGTTTGTGATGGATACTATACGCCTGCTGAGAAAAGAGCTTGCCGGAAGGGTTCCGCTCATTGGTTTCGCAGGCGCGCCTTTTACAACAGCAACCTACATGATCGAAGGCGGCACCTCCAGAAATTTCCTTAACACCAAGATGATGATCTATCAGAACCCCGCGCTGTATAAATCGCTGATGGATAAGGTTACCGCCACGATAACAGAGTATCTCAAGGCGCAGATTAGCGCCGGCGCACAGGCTGTGCAGATATTTGATACATGGGGCGGGATATTTTCGCCTTCAGATTTCAGGGAACATGCCCTGTCATATGTTCAGAGGATCATCAGCGATCTGAGAAACTGGATGAAGAGCGAAAGGATTGAAACAGTTCCTATCATCTATTTTGTCGGTGAGACAGCCGGGCTTCTTGAGGAGATAAAGACATCCGGAGCTGATGTATATGGAGTTGACTGGAGAATAAATATAGATGATGCGATCAGAAGGCTTGGCGGAGATGTTGTGGTGCAGGGCAACCTTGACCCGCTTTCAATGTTTCTGCCCGAACAGGAGATAGAGAAGAGAGTTCAGGATGTTCTGGACAGGGCCTCATCCGCGAAAGGCCATATCTTCAATCTGGGGCACGGCGTAGTACCGCAGACATCTCCTGATAATGTCATAGCGCTTGTGGAGATGGTTCACAGGCTGAGTAAAAAGTAA
- a CDS encoding PAS domain S-box protein, with the protein MSELAEKNYVSDERRGSEEIFRNIFESLSDAVFIIDLYGKFIDVNKTALERLGHTKEEILSMNIFELSPREFAVRIPDCMSAVKECGEAVYEMALKKKDGAVIPVEANCRMMDFGGEKIMLSVMRDVRDRKNIEESLRKHQLFLSSILEGIGDGVVVIDRDYKIITANSGYLKQTKIDLSEIVGMHCYKVSHHIDKPCFQAGEECSVKNAFETGVSHRIIHRHFDKDRNPIFVETISYPLRNSSGEIDSVVEVVSDVTARMKTDEKLTLKIKELEDFYEMSVGRELKMVELKKEIERLKAAEEKNSK; encoded by the coding sequence ATGAGTGAACTGGCAGAAAAGAATTATGTTAGCGATGAACGCCGCGGCAGTGAGGAGATATTCCGTAATATCTTTGAATCACTGAGCGATGCTGTTTTTATTATTGATCTCTACGGTAAATTCATAGATGTTAATAAAACCGCTCTTGAACGCCTGGGCCACACAAAGGAAGAGATATTATCCATGAATATATTCGAGCTGTCTCCCAGGGAATTTGCCGTCAGAATTCCTGATTGTATGAGCGCTGTCAAAGAATGCGGTGAGGCTGTATATGAAATGGCCTTAAAGAAGAAGGACGGCGCTGTCATACCGGTTGAGGCAAACTGCAGGATGATGGATTTCGGCGGCGAGAAGATAATGCTGAGCGTTATGAGGGATGTAAGAGACCGGAAGAATATTGAGGAGTCTCTCAGGAAACACCAGCTTTTTCTCTCCTCTATACTTGAAGGCATTGGCGACGGCGTTGTCGTGATAGACCGCGACTATAAGATAATCACAGCCAACAGCGGTTACCTTAAACAGACAAAAATAGATCTTTCCGAAATAGTCGGCATGCATTGTTATAAGGTCTCGCACCATATTGACAAACCCTGCTTTCAGGCCGGCGAGGAATGCAGCGTGAAGAACGCCTTTGAAACAGGGGTAAGCCACAGAATAATACACCGGCACTTTGATAAAGACAGGAATCCGATATTTGTAGAGACCATATCATATCCGCTCAGAAACTCTTCAGGCGAGATAGACTCTGTTGTCGAGGTTGTTTCAGATGTCACCGCAAGGATGAAGACCGATGAGAAACTTACTTTAAAGATAAAAGAACTTGAGGATTTTTATGAGATGTCCGTAGGCAGGGAGCTGAAGATGGTCGAGCTGAAGAAAGAGATTGAGAGGCTTAAGGCGGCGGAGGAGAAAAATTCAAAATGA
- a CDS encoding HD domain-containing protein, producing the protein MKLRLPVFVALFGWMVVITYLFYDYAEHGSLVFEHLFHFDSFIETLFHILVVTAPIASTITAYLINQNRKLLERTQKSEKRLRLASSEWLTTFDSMPYGVMLIDENSDIIRANKYAADLAGREIKELVYKAKCCGAVHSLNKPLEGCPLVRSVRNNRTEEFFYHNKENNRHFIESVTPIFDEEGKSNAYVLVIIDITDIKENEKKLIQSKDAFFNMLKDLDATYKELKGIYNDLVVAFSNVIDAKSHWTKGHSLDVSYYANAIAREMGLKEQDIEYLKTAALLHDIGKIGTYDEILDKPSQLSDAEFMMIRMHPVRGDEILRPIKGLDKIRPIIRAHHEKYNGTGYPDALKGEQIPLLARVLCVADSYDAMISDRPYRLSVGNEFAIEELKRCSGEHFDPEVVEAFLRVLSKHKESAVRQ; encoded by the coding sequence ATGAAATTAAGGCTCCCGGTATTCGTTGCGCTTTTCGGCTGGATGGTTGTCATAACATATTTGTTTTATGACTATGCCGAGCATGGCTCTCTGGTCTTTGAGCATTTATTTCATTTTGATTCTTTTATTGAAACTTTATTTCATATACTTGTTGTAACAGCGCCAATAGCTTCAACCATTACCGCGTATCTGATAAATCAAAACAGAAAGCTCCTTGAGAGAACCCAGAAGTCAGAGAAGCGGCTGAGGTTAGCTTCTTCTGAATGGCTTACTACATTTGATTCCATGCCGTATGGTGTCATGCTTATTGATGAGAACTCCGATATCATAAGGGCGAATAAATATGCAGCCGACCTTGCGGGAAGGGAAATAAAGGAGCTCGTTTACAAGGCTAAGTGCTGCGGGGCTGTCCACAGCCTTAATAAGCCGCTTGAAGGATGCCCTCTTGTGAGATCTGTCAGGAACAACAGGACTGAGGAATTCTTTTATCACAACAAGGAAAACAACAGGCATTTCATTGAGAGTGTGACCCCTATATTTGACGAGGAAGGAAAATCAAACGCATATGTGCTGGTGATAATTGATATTACTGATATAAAAGAGAATGAGAAGAAACTGATACAGTCCAAGGATGCCTTCTTTAATATGCTCAAAGACCTTGACGCCACATATAAGGAGCTTAAAGGCATCTATAATGACCTTGTCGTTGCGTTCTCAAATGTCATTGACGCAAAAAGCCACTGGACCAAAGGCCATTCCCTTGATGTATCTTATTATGCAAATGCAATAGCCAGGGAGATGGGCCTGAAGGAGCAGGATATCGAATACCTTAAGACAGCGGCCCTTTTACATGACATCGGCAAGATAGGCACATATGATGAGATCCTTGACAAGCCTTCCCAGCTCTCTGACGCGGAGTTCATGATGATCAGAATGCATCCTGTAAGAGGCGATGAGATACTGCGCCCTATAAAAGGTCTTGACAAGATACGCCCTATCATCAGGGCGCATCATGAAAAATATAACGGAACCGGTTATCCTGACGCCCTTAAGGGGGAGCAGATCCCTCTGCTTGCAAGGGTGTTATGTGTTGCCGACTCATATGATGCCATGATATCTGACAGGCCTTACCGTTTGTCAGTCGGCAATGAATTTGCGATCGAAGAGCTTAAGCGCTGTTCAGGAGAACATTTTGATCCTGAGGTAGTAGAGGCCTTTCTAAGGGTGCTGAGTAAACATAAAGAGTCTGCAGTAAGGCAATAA
- the hemH gene encoding ferrochelatase: MIDTADRKTDHTIAVLLLNLGGPDSLDAVRPFLYNLFSDRDIIRLGPSFLQKPVARLISTFRSSKSRRMYGMIGGRSPILEITTAQAEALEKSLNAEVEKIENLEDKKTSAFQQLSFLTSQPSCKVYIGMRYWHPYIKDAVKKIMRDGINEVIVLSLYPHYSKTTTGSSVSAFRHAAEETGLSIKYIECWFDFPPYIDALCELIHEGIQEFRGEDIFLLYSAHSLPKSFIDEGDPYLDHIKGTIEAANKRLSEEPYNIRDIKWGLSFQSRSGPVEWLEPATDDTIIKLGEKGCRNILVVPISFVSDHIETLYEVDILFMKLAEGQGMNLRRCGSLNTSEKFINALKELVMIKMREAQ, from the coding sequence ATGATCGATACGGCTGACAGAAAAACTGATCATACCATAGCCGTTCTTTTGCTCAACCTCGGCGGGCCTGACTCATTAGATGCTGTCAGGCCTTTTCTATATAACCTCTTTTCTGACAGGGATATCATCAGGCTGGGGCCGTCCTTTCTTCAGAAACCTGTTGCAAGGCTTATCTCAACATTCCGTTCGTCAAAGAGCCGGAGGATGTACGGGATGATAGGCGGAAGGTCGCCAATACTGGAAATCACCACGGCACAGGCTGAGGCGCTTGAAAAGTCATTAAATGCAGAAGTTGAAAAGATTGAAAATCTGGAAGATAAGAAAACTTCTGCTTTTCAGCAGCTCAGCTTCTTGACCTCTCAACCTTCCTGTAAAGTTTATATCGGCATGCGTTACTGGCATCCGTATATAAAGGATGCCGTAAAGAAGATCATGCGGGACGGGATCAATGAGGTCATAGTCCTTTCTTTATATCCTCATTACTCCAAGACCACAACAGGCTCGTCAGTCTCGGCGTTCAGGCACGCGGCTGAGGAGACGGGCCTTAGCATAAAATATATAGAGTGCTGGTTTGACTTTCCTCCTTACATCGATGCGCTGTGTGAACTTATACATGAAGGCATTCAAGAGTTCAGGGGTGAGGATATCTTTCTTTTGTACAGCGCCCACAGCCTTCCAAAGTCTTTTATTGATGAAGGCGACCCGTATCTTGACCACATTAAAGGGACGATTGAGGCTGCTAACAAAAGGCTTTCCGAAGAGCCGTATAATATTAGGGATATTAAATGGGGGCTGTCATTTCAGAGCAGGAGCGGGCCTGTTGAGTGGCTTGAGCCTGCAACTGATGATACGATCATAAAGCTCGGGGAGAAGGGATGCAGGAATATCCTTGTCGTGCCGATAAGTTTCGTGTCAGACCATATCGAGACGCTTTATGAAGTAGATATACTATTCATGAAACTTGCCGAAGGGCAGGGCATGAACCTGAGGAGATGCGGGTCGCTGAACACATCGGAGAAGTTCATTAACGCGCTTAAGGAACTGGTTATGATAAAAATGAGAGAGGCACAATGA
- the hemG gene encoding protoporphyrinogen oxidase, which produces MKKVVVIGGGLSGLSVAYALSNSPQLDIMLLESDSRTGGKIWTDNAEGFVCEKGANGFLDNKPKTIELCGSLGIDPVRSNENAKKRYIFSGGKLNALPESPPAFLKSDFISWPGKLRMLYDLFAPKGPEDESVADFIIRRLGKEALDKLIDPMVSGVFAGDPYRMSIKSCFPRIKEFEYKYGGLFKALIKIKRERGKEGANVSVAPPGRLTSFYDGAQKITDALSEALGSRVRVGTSVHGINSSSGSYQIHTSAGIFEADIVILASPAYASSNILKELDRELSDILSTIPYPSLSVVCLGYRREKVGHGLGGFGFLIPQKEGRKILGTLWDSSIFPNRAPEGHVLLRTMIGGAKASELAMMDDSRLLNTVLDELRPILTLKSDPDMARIYRWERAIPQYLVGHSDKLKKINERLRLHNGLYLAGNAYNGIGMNDCVENGYKLAEEVVSRTTK; this is translated from the coding sequence ATGAAGAAGGTAGTTGTTATAGGCGGAGGGCTCTCAGGCCTGTCTGTTGCTTACGCGCTTTCGAATAGCCCGCAGCTTGATATTATGCTACTTGAATCCGATTCCAGAACAGGCGGAAAGATATGGACTGATAATGCTGAAGGATTTGTCTGCGAAAAGGGCGCAAACGGTTTTCTTGACAACAAACCAAAGACGATCGAGCTGTGCGGAAGCCTCGGCATTGACCCGGTGCGCAGCAATGAGAATGCAAAGAAGAGATACATCTTTTCAGGCGGAAAGCTTAACGCGCTGCCTGAATCGCCTCCTGCATTTCTTAAATCTGATTTCATATCATGGCCCGGCAAGTTAAGGATGCTCTATGACCTCTTTGCGCCGAAGGGCCCTGAGGATGAGAGCGTAGCTGATTTCATAATACGAAGGCTCGGCAAGGAGGCGCTTGATAAACTTATCGACCCTATGGTCTCGGGTGTTTTTGCAGGCGACCCTTACAGGATGAGCATAAAGAGCTGCTTTCCGCGCATCAAGGAATTTGAATATAAATACGGCGGGCTCTTCAAGGCCCTGATAAAGATAAAGAGAGAGAGGGGGAAGGAAGGCGCCAATGTCTCTGTCGCGCCTCCGGGCAGGCTCACATCTTTTTACGACGGCGCACAGAAGATAACTGATGCACTTTCAGAGGCGCTTGGCAGCAGGGTCAGGGTCGGGACATCTGTCCACGGGATAAACAGCAGCAGCGGCAGCTATCAGATACATACATCTGCCGGCATATTTGAGGCGGATATCGTCATCCTTGCCTCGCCTGCATACGCATCTTCCAATATTCTAAAAGAGCTGGACAGGGAGCTTTCAGATATACTCTCTACAATTCCTTATCCGTCGCTCTCTGTTGTCTGTCTTGGATACAGGAGGGAGAAGGTAGGGCATGGCCTTGGCGGCTTCGGCTTTCTCATACCTCAGAAAGAAGGCAGAAAGATACTCGGCACTCTCTGGGACTCAAGCATATTCCCGAACAGGGCGCCTGAAGGCCATGTTCTCCTGAGGACGATGATAGGCGGAGCAAAGGCGTCTGAGCTTGCGATGATGGATGACAGCAGGCTGCTGAATACTGTGCTGGATGAACTCAGGCCGATCCTGACTTTAAAGTCTGATCCTGATATGGCAAGGATCTACCGGTGGGAGAGGGCGATACCGCAATATCTGGTGGGGCATTCAGACAAGCTGAAAAAGATCAATGAGAGGCTCAGGCTTCATAATGGGCTTTATCTTGCCGGCAATGCTTATAACGGCATCGGCATGAACGACTGTGTAGAGAACGGATATAAACTTGCCGAAGAGGTTGTCAGCAGGACAACAAAGTGA
- a CDS encoding AI-2E family transporter, whose translation MTDIRLSKTIYLVFTLIIVYLFYKILSPFLFTLAWAMALSITFYPLYKLILRSSRRPWSASLLTLLIILMTILVPFIFIIGSLANDITNLYNMIEQRGVENIINTDINLRIEDALRKFIPEEVFQKFNIQQSLVSTLKSIGDYILRNISGIFTNAFILVMNFIIMCMTIYYFLKDGEALAAYLKKLLPLTEEQKHRFEERIKQTVIAAVYGGLAVGVAQGALGGIAFWIFGLPSPVFWGATMAILSLVPVFGTFLVWGPACLILFLSGSYMKGIGLLLFSVIIISSVDNIIKPLVIGSRTRMHLLLVFLTVLGGMQFFGLLGFILGPLIAALFLTLAEIHAKEE comes from the coding sequence ATGACTGATATCCGTTTATCCAAAACAATCTATCTTGTATTCACCTTAATTATTGTTTATCTTTTCTACAAGATATTAAGCCCGTTTCTCTTTACGTTAGCATGGGCGATGGCGCTGAGCATCACATTTTATCCTTTATATAAATTAATACTCAGATCATCCAGGCGCCCGTGGTCTGCCTCGCTGCTTACACTTCTTATAATCCTGATGACGATATTGGTCCCTTTTATATTTATTATCGGCTCCCTTGCAAACGATATTACAAATCTGTACAACATGATCGAGCAGAGGGGCGTTGAGAACATAATTAACACCGATATAAACCTGCGGATCGAAGATGCACTTCGGAAATTCATACCGGAAGAAGTCTTTCAGAAGTTCAACATCCAGCAAAGCCTTGTGTCGACATTGAAATCAATCGGCGATTATATCCTGAGGAACATCTCCGGCATCTTTACCAACGCTTTTATCCTCGTGATGAATTTCATCATTATGTGCATGACAATTTATTACTTCCTTAAAGACGGAGAGGCGCTTGCCGCATACCTTAAGAAATTGCTCCCGCTCACTGAGGAGCAGAAGCACAGGTTTGAGGAACGCATAAAACAGACCGTCATTGCCGCGGTGTACGGAGGGCTTGCGGTCGGTGTCGCGCAGGGAGCCCTCGGCGGAATAGCCTTCTGGATCTTCGGCCTGCCGTCGCCCGTCTTCTGGGGGGCAACAATGGCCATTTTATCACTTGTGCCTGTTTTCGGGACATTTCTTGTATGGGGCCCGGCGTGCCTTATACTCTTTCTGTCAGGCAGTTATATGAAAGGCATCGGGCTGCTCCTTTTCAGCGTAATAATCATCAGCAGCGTTGACAATATCATCAAGCCGCTGGTTATCGGGAGCAGGACCAGAATGCATCTGCTTCTGGTCTTCCTAACCGTCCTCGGCGGGATGCAATTCTTCGGGCTGCTGGGATTTATTCTCGGGCCTTTAATTGCCGCGTTATTTCTTACACTGGCCGAAATACACGCGAAAGAAGAGTGA
- a CDS encoding D-aminoacylase — protein MAIDYLIKGGFIIDGTSADASPKIADIAIEGDRIKAIGEFSGVHADNTINIKGLCACPGFIDSHAHSDFTLLADGRAEGKICQGVTTEMNGNCGLSAAPLFGEALEHREKELANLDIKERWNTFPEFFSILEKRGFAVNFATLAGHGNLRASVAGYDDKPLSKSDIEKTTELLSDAVSAGAKGISTGLIYPPGIFTDTPEIIELAREAAKSGGIYTTHMRSEGSRLLESVNEVMTIVNESGIRAHISHLKTNGESNWKKLKGVFEQIEHENMNGFNVTCDRYPYTASSTDLDTILPAWAFEGGHKKELHRLRNEQAHLKNDFLKKHPEKSFWKSVMISSVTTDKNKWMEGKTLFEISLPLKKNPINCMFDLLIDDELRTGAIFFSMNEDNLREILKRPYAMIGSDSSARSFDGITTNEKPHPRAFGSFPRILGKYVREYGVLKLSEAIYKMTGLPAKTFRIKNRGIIKEGCFADITVFDPKKVNDTAEYNRPFVRPKGIHHVFVNGTPVLFEGQATKKMPGRILR, from the coding sequence ATGGCTATAGACTATTTAATAAAGGGCGGATTCATTATTGACGGCACCTCTGCGGATGCCTCGCCGAAGATAGCTGATATCGCAATTGAAGGCGACCGCATAAAGGCGATTGGAGAGTTCTCAGGAGTTCATGCCGATAATACTATAAATATTAAGGGGCTCTGCGCATGCCCCGGATTTATCGACTCTCACGCGCATTCTGATTTCACCCTGCTTGCAGATGGAAGGGCCGAGGGAAAGATATGCCAGGGCGTAACTACAGAAATGAACGGGAACTGCGGCCTGTCCGCTGCTCCGCTTTTCGGGGAGGCTCTTGAACACAGGGAGAAAGAGCTCGCAAACCTTGATATTAAAGAGAGATGGAATACCTTTCCTGAATTCTTCAGCATTCTGGAGAAGAGAGGGTTTGCAGTTAACTTTGCAACGCTTGCAGGCCACGGCAACCTCAGGGCCTCTGTCGCCGGGTATGACGACAAACCGCTTTCAAAGAGTGATATTGAAAAGACGACAGAACTTTTAAGTGATGCCGTCAGCGCAGGGGCAAAGGGCATCTCAACCGGACTGATATATCCGCCGGGGATATTTACTGATACACCGGAGATAATCGAACTTGCGCGCGAGGCGGCAAAGAGCGGCGGCATCTATACAACTCATATGAGGAGCGAGGGCAGCAGGCTCCTTGAGTCGGTCAACGAGGTCATGACCATTGTCAATGAATCAGGCATAAGAGCCCACATCTCACACCTGAAGACCAACGGCGAAAGTAACTGGAAGAAGCTCAAAGGCGTATTCGAGCAGATAGAGCATGAGAACATGAACGGCTTTAATGTCACATGCGACAGGTATCCTTACACCGCTTCAAGCACAGACCTTGATACGATCCTGCCTGCATGGGCGTTTGAAGGCGGGCATAAAAAAGAGCTGCACCGGCTCAGGAATGAACAGGCTCACCTTAAAAACGATTTTCTCAAGAAGCACCCTGAAAAATCTTTCTGGAAGTCTGTGATGATATCGTCAGTGACCACAGACAAGAACAAGTGGATGGAAGGCAAGACGCTCTTTGAGATAAGCCTCCCTCTGAAAAAGAACCCTATCAACTGCATGTTCGACCTGCTCATTGATGATGAACTCAGGACAGGGGCCATCTTCTTCTCGATGAACGAAGACAACCTCAGGGAGATACTTAAACGGCCTTACGCGATGATAGGCTCCGACAGTTCCGCAAGGAGCTTTGACGGCATAACGACAAATGAAAAACCCCACCCCAGGGCGTTCGGAAGTTTTCCAAGGATATTAGGAAAATATGTCAGGGAATACGGTGTGCTGAAGCTCAGTGAGGCGATATATAAAATGACAGGGCTTCCCGCGAAAACATTCAGGATAAAGAACCGCGGCATTATAAAGGAAGGCTGCTTTGCTGACATCACAGTCTTTGACCCGAAGAAGGTCAATGATACGGCTGAATATAACAGGCCGTTTGTAAGGCCGAAAGGCATCCACCACGTCTTTGTGAACGGCACGCCTGTATTGTTTGAAGGGCAGGCCACAAAAAAAATGCCGGGAAGGATACTCAGATAA
- a CDS encoding N-acetylmuramoyl-L-alanine amidase, whose translation MKKILPAFVILMIFISNSSSAAVSPLSVNGIRYLTYKDHTRVVIDLSSEASFNSNRLKKPERIYFDIKGCTLSKDAKTAIEVNNGTIKKIRAGKFKEDTARVTLDLEGMSQYSAFMLENPDRLVIDIYKPETTASPVIESKPVIKEIPDDVKIKTIVIDPGHGGKDPGAVGPNGLKEKDVVLAVGKRLGEILKERYGVNIIYTRKTDVFIPLNERTEIANSNNADLFISVHANANTKRSAKGIETYILNWTTDDESLKVAARENNITISKMKLLRGGLQMILDDLTRSHKKQESGRFARSVQDAMVSTVKDKYRDTADLGIKQALFYVLVGAEMPSALVEISFISNREEEKLLASKGYRDRIAEGIAEGVGDYIKGSTLMARQK comes from the coding sequence ATGAAAAAGATCCTGCCGGCATTTGTCATCCTCATGATCTTTATATCAAACAGCAGCAGCGCCGCTGTCAGCCCTCTCAGCGTTAATGGCATACGCTACCTTACATACAAAGACCACACAAGGGTGGTAATCGACCTAAGCAGCGAGGCATCATTCAACAGCAACCGCCTTAAAAAACCTGAACGCATATATTTCGATATCAAGGGATGCACGCTCTCAAAAGATGCCAAAACCGCAATAGAAGTAAATAACGGGACGATCAAGAAGATACGCGCAGGCAAATTCAAAGAAGATACGGCAAGGGTCACTCTTGACCTTGAGGGCATGAGCCAGTATTCTGCGTTTATGCTTGAAAATCCCGACAGGCTCGTTATAGATATCTACAAACCCGAAACTACCGCATCTCCTGTAATTGAGAGCAAGCCCGTTATCAAAGAGATACCGGATGATGTAAAGATAAAGACGATAGTGATTGATCCCGGGCATGGCGGCAAAGACCCCGGCGCGGTCGGCCCGAACGGGCTGAAGGAGAAAGATGTTGTCCTTGCGGTAGGAAAGAGGCTCGGCGAGATACTGAAGGAAAGATACGGCGTAAATATAATCTATACCAGAAAGACTGATGTATTCATCCCTCTTAACGAACGCACCGAGATTGCAAACTCGAATAACGCCGACCTCTTTATCTCAGTCCACGCGAACGCAAATACAAAGAGGTCCGCAAAAGGGATCGAAACATATATACTTAACTGGACGACTGACGACGAGTCGCTGAAGGTCGCGGCAAGAGAGAACAATATCACCATAAGCAAGATGAAGCTGCTGAGGGGCGGGTTGCAGATGATACTTGACGACCTGACCAGGAGCCATAAGAAGCAGGAATCCGGCAGGTTCGCGCGCAGCGTACAGGATGCAATGGTCAGCACAGTGAAAGACAAATATCGCGATACAGCAGACCTCGGCATAAAGCAGGCTCTCTTCTATGTGCTTGTGGGCGCTGAGATGCCGTCAGCGCTGGTTGAGATATCATTTATAAGCAACCGCGAAGAAGAGAAGCTCCTCGCAAGCAAGGGCTACAGGGACAGGATAGCCGAAGGCATAGCTGAAGGAGTCGGAGATTACATCAAAGGTTCAACATTGATGGCCAGGCAAAAATAA
- a CDS encoding DUF1858 domain-containing protein: MEITKNSVIGELIKEVPGAQDVIKKYFGNGCFTCPGINVESITFGSAMHNVDPEKIIAEIKALQKETVKS; the protein is encoded by the coding sequence ATGGAAATTACAAAAAATTCAGTTATCGGGGAACTGATCAAAGAGGTGCCGGGCGCGCAGGACGTAATAAAGAAGTACTTCGGCAACGGATGTTTTACATGTCCGGGGATCAATGTCGAATCAATTACTTTCGGCTCTGCCATGCATAATGTCGACCCTGAAAAGATAATAGCAGAGATCAAGGCGCTTCAGAAAGAGACTGTTAAAAGTTAA
- a CDS encoding cbb3-type cytochrome c oxidase subunit I, with translation MDKIVVWYLRMSVIYFVAGAALGMGMFIWPEESGIYKDIHVHFNLLGFMTMMIYGVGYHILPKFSGVHIYSPKIMNVQFWLSNAGLIGMATTWPMTIVGYAAGIAGPILMLSAALSLIAVILFAFNILKTIKPVQM, from the coding sequence TTGGATAAGATAGTTGTCTGGTATCTGAGAATGAGCGTCATATACTTTGTCGCAGGCGCGGCTTTGGGAATGGGAATGTTCATATGGCCTGAAGAATCCGGGATCTATAAAGATATACACGTGCACTTTAACCTCCTGGGTTTCATGACAATGATGATATACGGGGTCGGTTATCACATACTCCCGAAGTTCAGCGGTGTTCATATATACAGCCCGAAGATAATGAATGTCCAGTTCTGGCTCTCAAACGCCGGGCTGATCGGCATGGCAACAACATGGCCCATGACGATAGTAGGATATGCCGCAGGAATAGCAGGCCCTATACTCATGCTCTCAGCAGCGCTCTCGCTTATCGCGGTCATCCTCTTCGCCTTTAATATACTGAAGACGATAAAGCCGGTTCAGATGTAG
- a CDS encoding NifU family protein, protein MLKERVEKVLGKVRPFLQRDGGDVELVEVTDDGVVKVRLKGACSGCPGATMTLKNAIEETLKQEVPEVKSVEQVRS, encoded by the coding sequence ATGTTAAAGGAAAGAGTTGAGAAGGTATTGGGAAAGGTGAGGCCGTTTCTTCAGCGGGACGGAGGGGATGTTGAGCTTGTTGAGGTTACGGATGACGGAGTGGTAAAGGTCAGGCTCAAGGGCGCATGCTCAGGATGTCCGGGTGCGACGATGACGCTTAAGAACGCGATCGAAGAGACTCTCAAGCAGGAAGTGCCTGAGGTGAAATCTGTAGAGCAGGTTAGAAGTTAA
- a CDS encoding antitoxin has translation MKTKLTKEEQTILDSFEKGEWVPVKNLSKRKAELMRYARNTLKKDKRLNIRISERDLTELQRKAVNEGLPYQTYVSSIIHKFISGKLTEAKN, from the coding sequence ATGAAAACTAAATTAACTAAAGAAGAACAAACGATTTTAGACAGCTTTGAAAAAGGTGAATGGGTTCCGGTAAAGAACCTTTCAAAAAGAAAAGCAGAACTGATGAGATACGCGCGGAATACTCTGAAGAAAGATAAAAGACTGAATATAAGAATTTCCGAAAGAGACTTAACTGAATTGCAGAGAAAAGCGGTTAACGAGGGGTTGCCTTATCAGACATATGTTTCCAGCATAATTCATAAATTTATCAGTGGTAAACTGACAGAGGCAAAAAATTGA